The proteins below are encoded in one region of Oligoflexia bacterium:
- a CDS encoding thioredoxin domain-containing protein, whose amino-acid sequence MKFGIISLIVLSFAFTGCVKKSSGGNDEENVVFATVNGKEIKGKDILGKVKNDLAELKRNEYEIKRRATEEVIQQTILEEEAKKQGTSVDKLFSQFDSLRDKEVGKDDIQQFLKQRNIEEKRLSKQEKESIPQIIKMQRVYEARQKYAGELRVKSNVQFKIPKPIEKVDISTGNGTPLGGANAKVTIVEFSDFQCPFCSRGRQRVDEIKQKYGDKVRVFFRHFPLESIHPLAMKASEASLCAQDQGKFWEYHDLLFDNQSKLDDKSLKEYATQLKFDQKVFEECLSSGKKVAEVRKDMEDGTKVGVNSTPTFFVNGYPVRGAVPLEAFSEEIDEQLGK is encoded by the coding sequence GTGAAATTCGGAATCATCAGCCTCATTGTATTATCTTTTGCATTCACTGGCTGTGTGAAAAAATCAAGCGGAGGCAATGACGAAGAAAATGTCGTTTTTGCTACCGTTAATGGAAAAGAAATAAAGGGGAAGGATATCCTCGGAAAAGTTAAGAATGATCTAGCCGAACTTAAGCGTAATGAGTACGAAATAAAGCGTCGTGCAACAGAAGAGGTCATACAACAGACAATTCTTGAGGAAGAAGCAAAAAAACAAGGCACATCAGTTGATAAATTATTTTCTCAATTTGATAGTCTTCGAGATAAAGAAGTTGGAAAAGACGATATTCAACAGTTTTTAAAGCAAAGAAATATTGAAGAAAAAAGACTTTCCAAACAAGAAAAAGAATCCATTCCGCAAATCATTAAAATGCAACGTGTGTATGAAGCTCGACAAAAATATGCTGGTGAATTGCGCGTGAAATCAAACGTTCAATTCAAGATTCCTAAGCCCATTGAAAAAGTTGATATCAGTACTGGCAATGGAACACCACTTGGTGGAGCAAATGCAAAAGTCACAATCGTTGAATTTAGTGATTTTCAATGTCCATTTTGTTCGCGAGGGCGACAACGCGTAGATGAAATTAAACAAAAATATGGTGATAAAGTTCGTGTTTTTTTCAGACATTTCCCGCTGGAAAGTATTCATCCATTGGCCATGAAAGCGTCTGAAGCTTCTTTGTGTGCTCAAGATCAAGGTAAATTCTGGGAATATCACGATTTACTTTTTGATAACCAAAGTAAACTTGATGATAAAAGTCTAAAAGAATATGCGACACAACTTAAGTTTGATCAAAAAGTTTTTGAAGAATGTCTTTCATCAGGCAAGAAGGTCGCTGAGGTTCGTAAAGATATGGAAGACGGAACAAAAGTGGGAGTGAATAGCACACCTACTTTTTTCGTCAACGGGTATCCTGTTAGGGGTGCGGTGCCCCTTGAAGCTTTCTCAGAAGAGATCGACGAACAGCTAGGCAAATAA
- the pyk gene encoding pyruvate kinase: MIADRRTKIVGTIGPASQSPEMLMKLVEAGLNVARLNFSHGIHADHQNVIKTLRSISQSENAPIALLQDLQGPKIRIGKVKNGSIQLADGQKIIIKVGNHIGDEKVLATDFHTLPKDVKPHTHILLDDGNLEFVVEKISGDEVHCQVIYGGELKNNKGMNLPGARLSVEAMTEKDYADLDFGLSQGVDYVALSFVRQGKDIRQLREIIERKAKGTKIIAKIEKVEALDNLEDIVALSDGVMVARGDLAVEVGQSLLPGKQKKIIKLCNALGKPVITATQMLDSMIENPRPTRAEVTDIANAVLDGTDAVMLSAETASGKYPVKCVQTMDEIIREVERTDVHYYQMNLRDEFLTVAEAIAESACLSAMKLNAAVIVCLTTSGKTATLISRFRPKAKIIAVTHIMETLNRLELVWGIEGIPITPYSDTDLVMKTLEKTLVDYGVCKQGDKIIFTMGLPVLERGTTNSVRVYTIKDLSPTELNPKEMPLRCRPK; this comes from the coding sequence TTGATTGCTGATCGACGAACTAAAATAGTAGGAACCATAGGGCCCGCATCTCAATCTCCTGAGATGCTTATGAAACTAGTTGAAGCAGGGCTTAACGTCGCTCGGCTTAATTTTAGTCATGGTATTCACGCTGATCATCAAAACGTTATTAAAACTCTGCGTAGCATTTCTCAAAGCGAAAATGCTCCCATCGCTTTGCTGCAAGATCTTCAAGGTCCTAAAATTAGAATTGGTAAAGTTAAAAACGGAAGCATCCAACTTGCTGACGGCCAAAAAATTATAATTAAAGTTGGAAATCATATTGGTGATGAAAAAGTTTTAGCCACAGATTTTCATACACTTCCTAAAGATGTTAAACCTCATACACACATTTTACTTGATGATGGAAATCTAGAATTTGTAGTTGAAAAAATATCAGGCGATGAAGTTCATTGTCAGGTTATTTATGGTGGGGAATTAAAAAACAATAAAGGTATGAACTTACCAGGTGCGCGCCTCAGTGTTGAGGCGATGACCGAGAAAGATTATGCAGATCTTGATTTTGGATTATCGCAAGGTGTGGACTATGTAGCTTTGAGTTTTGTTCGCCAAGGCAAAGATATTAGACAGCTTAGAGAGATCATTGAAAGAAAAGCCAAGGGAACAAAAATTATAGCTAAAATTGAAAAAGTTGAAGCCCTTGATAATCTTGAAGATATCGTAGCTCTTTCAGATGGAGTTATGGTGGCCAGAGGTGATTTAGCTGTTGAGGTAGGGCAAAGTCTATTGCCGGGAAAGCAAAAAAAAATAATCAAACTTTGTAATGCTCTTGGTAAACCTGTTATTACAGCTACGCAAATGCTTGATTCTATGATTGAGAATCCAAGACCTACTCGAGCCGAAGTTACTGATATTGCCAATGCAGTTTTAGATGGAACAGATGCCGTGATGCTTTCAGCTGAAACAGCGAGTGGGAAGTATCCAGTAAAGTGTGTTCAAACCATGGATGAAATCATTCGAGAAGTAGAAAGAACTGACGTTCATTACTATCAAATGAATTTACGCGATGAATTTTTAACCGTAGCTGAGGCAATAGCTGAGAGTGCTTGTCTTTCTGCTATGAAGTTAAATGCTGCTGTTATTGTTTGTCTTACGACCTCAGGAAAAACCGCCACATTAATTTCTCGTTTTAGACCTAAAGCAAAAATTATCGCTGTGACACATATTATGGAAACTCTCAATAGACTTGAATTAGTATGGGGCATTGAGGGTATTCCAATCACGCCCTATAGTGATACTGATCTTGTGATGAAAACTTTAGAGAAAACACTTGTGGATTATGGTGTTTGTAAACAGGGTGATAAAATCATTTTTACGATGGGTTTACCGGTCTTGGAACGTGGCACTACAAACAGTGTTCGTGTCTATACTATTAAAGATCTTTCACCCACTGAATTAAATCCAAAAGAAATGCCTCTACGCTGTCGCCCAAAATAA